The Acetobacter oryzifermentans genomic interval CATTTTTCACCACAACCAGTTCTCGCAGTTGCACACGTTCTACCGTGGTAAAACGCTGCCCGCAGGACAGGCATGCACGCCGCCGCCGAATGGCCAGTCCTTCCTCATTGGGGCGACTGTCCTTGACCTGACTATCTGGGTTCCCGCAAAAAGGGCAACGCATGGTGGTATCAACCTTCCCTCAGGCGCATTTTTGGCTGGCGTTTTCTGTTGTTAAAAGAGCGCGTATGTAAAGGCACCACTTATTTCTTTTGGGCCGTTTCGTCCATACCATGTGGCGGTCCATCTGGATGGAGAAATTATGAAACGCAGCCATTTTGCTGTTCTGTTCTGTGCAGCTCTTTCTTGTTCAGCCTATGCCTTACCGCAGGCATTGGCTGATAATCAGCCTTCCCAGCCCGTTTTGCCGGAGCAGGTGGATGCTCAAAAGGATATTACCATATTTGACACATCTTTGCATCTGGCATCGGAAGGAGAACCGGCAACAGTTTATTTTGCCCTGTCCAATGCCAGTGAAACCGCGCATCTGCTTACGGGGGTAAGTTCTCCCGTTTGCCAGAAACTGGTGGGCCACCATGCCGATCAGGAAAGCACAGGTGGTACTAGGGTGCTGTTTACCCATCTTGCCCTGCCGGGCAACTCTACACTGGTGTTTCCGCCGGGCGGGTACCACCTGCTCTGCTTTGGCCTTTCCAATAACGTGCATGCCAATCAGAACGTGCCGTTTACATTTACATTTATGGGTGGATCTTCAAAAACCGTATCTGTTCCTGTTCAGGATGCAGGCACAGATGCAGAAAGCGACCATAAGCCAGACTGATCACGCCTTATTCAGCAAAGCGTTGCTCTGGCAGGAAAAATATTCCCGCCAGAGCTTGTTTTTTAGCTGCCCGTATAGGTGCTAAGAGTGCGCTTAACCGCCTGATGCCATCCGGCAATCATGGTGCGGCGCTGTTCATTTTCCATTTTAGGTTCAAATAGAGAGCCCCGTGCCCATTCGGAAGCCACGGTCTGCTCGCTATCCCACACACCTGTTGCAATGCCCGCCAGAAAGCCTGCGCCCAGAGCGGTGGTTTCCACATTGCGTGGACGCTCCACCTTGGCTTGCAGCATGTCTGCAAGAAACTGGCAGTACCAGTCATTGGCAGACATGCCGCCATCTACGCGAATGCTATCTGTGGTGCCACCGCCATCCTGCATCATGGCCGTAACCAGATCGAGCGTCTGATAGGCTACGGATTCCAAAGCAGCGCGGGCAATATGCGCAGCACTTGAATCCAGCGTTAGGCCGCAGATCAGCCCGCGTGCATCAGGGTCCCAATGCGGGGCGCCTAGGCCTACAAACCCCGGCACCATGTAAACGCCGTGGCTATCTGGCACACGTGTCGCCATATCATCGGTTTGAGATGCGTGGGTGATCAGGTGCAGCCCATCACGCAACCATTTGATAGCGGCACCCGCCACAAAAATAGAGCCTTCCAGCGCGTAGGTGGTTTTGCCATTAATACGGTAGGCAATGGTGGTGAGCATGCGGTTGCGAGATGTTACGGGTTTATCCCCCGTATTCAGCAGCAAAAAGCAGCCCGTGCCATAGGTGGCCTTGGCCATGCCTGGTGTAAAGCACGCCTGCCCGACCACAGCGGCCTGCTGATCCCCCGCAATACCTGCGATAGGAATGGATCGGCCGAACAGTTCGGGATCAGTTTCACCGTAAATGCAGCTGCTATCTTTCACTTCTGGCAAAAGTGCCGCAGGTACGCGGAAAAGACGCAGAAGGTCTTCATCCCACTGTTGGCGGTGGATATCAAACAACATGGTGCGAGATGCGTTGGTGACATCCGTTGCATGCACCTTGCCGCCAGTCAGACGCCACAGAATGAAGGAATCAATGGTGCCAAAAGCCAGCTCGCCTTTTTCTGCACGCTCACGGGCCTGAGGCACGTTATCCAGCAGCCATGCCAGCTTGGTGGCAGAAAAATACGGATCAATCAAAAGCCCGGTGCGTTCGCGCACCAGTGTTTCTGCGCCTTCATCACGCAGTTTCTGGCACACATTGGCCGTGCGCCGATCCTGCCAGACAATGGCGCGGTGGATAGGCTTACCAGTGGCGCGTTCCCACACCACAATGGTTTCGCGCTGGTTGGTAATGCCAATGCCCGCCACCCGGTCTGCCGCGCCAGATTTCTCCAGCGCTGTGCGTGCGGTGTTAACGACATCTTTCCAGATATCTTCCGGGCAGTGTTCTACCCAACCCGCCTTGGGGTAATGCTGTGCAAACTCCTCTCTGGCGGCAGCGAGTTCCTGCGCATCACGATCAAAGACAATGCTGCGTGTTGATGTCGTTCCCTGATCAATAGCCAGGACACAGTCTTGCTTACTCATTAAGGAGTATCCTTCTGCGTGTTGCGGTCAGTCTGCCGCCGTCGTGGTCACCCGGGCCCTTGCGGGCATAAATGGGCGGAGAAGTGTCTGGTAAAGTGTGGCGCCCACTAAACCGCCCACCATGGGGCCAGCAATAGGCATCCACCAATAATTGCCGGGGGAAGGAAACGCGGCACGTCCCCATCCTGCAACAAAACAGAAAATGCGCGGCCCAAGATCGCGCGCAGGGTTGAGGGCCCAGCCTTCCAAAAAGCCGGAAGATGCGCCCAAAATGGCAACCAGCAAGCCAATAATCAGCGCACCGGAATTAGCCTGCGGGGCCACGGTATTGTATTCACAGGTAATGGCAAAAATACCCAGCACCAAAATAGCGGTAAGGATAACCTCATTCATCATGGCGTGAAGTGGGGTTACAAAATCACCGGGATGGGTAAAAAAAACGCCAGAAGCTGCGCCGTCATTCACCCAGTCCAGATGATTAGCGAGCGCGTAATGCTGGATAACGGAGCCATACAGGGCATATACAAGCGAAGCGCCTAAAAAGCCGCCCCCAACTTGCGCTACCCAATAAGGCACAACTTTTTTCCAGGAAAAACCACGGTAGCATGCCAAAGCCAGCGTAACGGCCGGGTTGGCATGCGTGCCAGATACAGAA includes:
- a CDS encoding copper chaperone PCu(A)C, giving the protein MKRSHFAVLFCAALSCSAYALPQALADNQPSQPVLPEQVDAQKDITIFDTSLHLASEGEPATVYFALSNASETAHLLTGVSSPVCQKLVGHHADQESTGGTRVLFTHLALPGNSTLVFPPGGYHLLCFGLSNNVHANQNVPFTFTFMGGSSKTVSVPVQDAGTDAESDHKPD
- the glpK gene encoding glycerol kinase GlpK produces the protein MSKQDCVLAIDQGTTSTRSIVFDRDAQELAAAREEFAQHYPKAGWVEHCPEDIWKDVVNTARTALEKSGAADRVAGIGITNQRETIVVWERATGKPIHRAIVWQDRRTANVCQKLRDEGAETLVRERTGLLIDPYFSATKLAWLLDNVPQARERAEKGELAFGTIDSFILWRLTGGKVHATDVTNASRTMLFDIHRQQWDEDLLRLFRVPAALLPEVKDSSCIYGETDPELFGRSIPIAGIAGDQQAAVVGQACFTPGMAKATYGTGCFLLLNTGDKPVTSRNRMLTTIAYRINGKTTYALEGSIFVAGAAIKWLRDGLHLITHASQTDDMATRVPDSHGVYMVPGFVGLGAPHWDPDARGLICGLTLDSSAAHIARAALESVAYQTLDLVTAMMQDGGGTTDSIRVDGGMSANDWYCQFLADMLQAKVERPRNVETTALGAGFLAGIATGVWDSEQTVASEWARGSLFEPKMENEQRRTMIAGWHQAVKRTLSTYTGS
- a CDS encoding MIP/aquaporin family protein; the encoded protein is MRKVMEKTGKALLGEMIAECLAVMIIVTIGDSVAAMFSLYDPSPFKQAYWGVAITWGLAVTLAIYVTGSVSGTHANPAVTLALACYRGFSWKKVVPYWVAQVGGGFLGASLVYALYGSVIQHYALANHLDWVNDGAASGVFFTHPGDFVTPLHAMMNEVILTAILVLGIFAITCEYNTVAPQANSGALIIGLLVAILGASSGFLEGWALNPARDLGPRIFCFVAGWGRAAFPSPGNYWWMPIAGPMVGGLVGATLYQTLLRPFMPARARVTTTAAD